A region of the Phoenix dactylifera cultivar Barhee BC4 chromosome 10, palm_55x_up_171113_PBpolish2nd_filt_p, whole genome shotgun sequence genome:
TGTTTCGGCGATCCTTCCGGCGAGAAATCGGAGGAGGAACCGTGAGCAACTCCCCCCTCAGATCCCACACTTCTTCACCCGATTTGCGGGAGGTCTTCACCGAAGAAAACTTCCTccgcggccggccggatctcggtctcctctccggcgctcggTCCTCTCCGGTGATCAACCCTCCAACGCCGCTGCAGCCCCCCTTTGCACCCTCCCTTCATCCACGATCGTAAAAagggggatgggcccggtcttttcgggccggcccgtcaccctttcctttttttttgggtattacatactctcccccttaaaaaaatttcgtcctcgaaattaacttacttgaagcctcaaactataaaaaaatatacatcCATCACATCATCCCTGAGATCTCAAATAGTCTCCCTCTTGGAGTACCTACTCAtaagattttgacatacaaaaatcacagcatttcaaaacttgatcctttctatttaccacacgtagtaagttcttttgatctccttcaaaagaatttcaaactcccaaccttggattaaaatgccataattatatcccaaagaaattaatttctcttgattgtacacagagatcataattggcttgacagaaataggagaaatctttagtatcaaatgctcttaatattctataatcatttttctttttttaactttGCCAGTGATTAAATGATCAATCTTTATCCTAGGAAAACCGCAAACCTGTTCAAATAGGTATATTAATAATGTCAGAGCTAGGAGTCGAAGAACTATGTTAAATCATTCCAGGCCCAAGCTTAATCACAGAGCTATCAATCCGTTAACGCTAAATTTGAGATGCCCCAAAATTCTTCttagaattatcaaaaataggaAAGCCCATAACTACTTCCAGTAGGCAAAGATTCAACGACATTCCCCTCTACTAGAaaactaactcaagtcttccataataatacctttcagatcaagatattattattattattattattttaatcggtttcaaaataactcaaaccactacacttctgctgcgcactctgatctaactcatcaaattctctaaagtcacaaaatgatttctgacCAAAGTATCCCTTTGCATTGAGACTaagaaaatctaaattttaaattttcaagtagaactagagcaaaacctctagatctttttgtcctcgatttatatagagtatacttaccataactaacccccaatcctttagtcaagtttaaggtcactacgtgatctccacaaccttcttagaatccaaaaaTATCTATGTTTAATTTAAATggggtaattcttgtattcccttagcaatttaattagaaaatctacattgattttccttccaacagaatttacttcaaattcaatgggttagaactgttgagccaatatcactatgagtaggaattaactctatcaacctccaaatccttcttcaccaaaattcttaatatctatgatcaatgctacacataataactcacataagcatcttaaaatcgaaatctctactcaatattgtattttacaatgacaaagATTTCTGGTTAGATCATAAATCTAGACTTGAGTTCAAGTTAACACATCCAATaatctccaacaattataagaaaaattcaggagcccaatccaaatatacaaattcaaataattagaatactcCACCAATTTGCATACTATATGGCCTTAAgaatttaatccactaatagaaatatgccaatttacaatattcaaacatgtcaattccaaatataatccacatacagatttaacctcgaaaaacattcttttcaatattatgaaatcttcttagctcactccaatactaaatcaatgtacaaatcccactctaataattagcagcaaaaccaaaagtacgatcacatcaaaacccatatcaagtttgaacttccagatcatttaaataatatctgaacatggtaTAACCGATATGTCATTGCTgacctacacttatcttaggtcaaatttctcttatcatgatcaaagacaatttatacttttcttccacactcatcgaaaaccaaatCCGATGCATACTTTTTATCACAATGCTCAGTGATCTTACAgcttaagcactgaatttaattgtcaTATCCCAAGTGATCATAACCTGAAGCTATGATATAATTCTGTCacaatccctagtgatcttaaacatatgctcagattccaaTTTTGTCACTATCCCTATtgatcttaaacctcaaactctaatgccactaaggccacagtccctagtggtcttaaaacttagattataatatcatttctgttacaatctcaagtgattataaaccaagGCTCTAATAGTTTTCCTATCATAACTTCCCACTCACACTCACCTGAACCTAAatcctaggataccttaaccttaagctctgataccaaatttgTCACGCCCCGATCCCATCACCCGGATCCGGCAcgtgaccggccgcatgagccctagagcaatgccctaaagatcatgcaaggcctaagataaacaacaattcaataaatccacaactaattaattaattcaaattgacaaatccgacatgtccaaataaacaatcagttcaattacaagattttcaaatgttcatcaataaaagataagctgcttctaactatctagcagtctgactccaGATCGATCTCACTTCTTGTCCCACCCGACATATCCTACGAATCCAGTGTCTCTGAAAAAAAtgtaagtgtagtatgagcttttccagcccagtaagaatcccaacagccacacatagtaataatgataaaatcatcaaaataacaaataaatatcatttcatcatttcaaaagctcaataaacaacaagtatatataaccatttcatatacataaatcctttttcacattatgtgatccattcacATATTACTCTGATTCCCAAGTTTTAGAATttatcacttctggctttggactaaccaagatcatgacccagtccaagactgtacaaatcccacgcataagctcgtggcagctatcccacacGTAAGCCCGTAGAgactatcctacgcataagctcgtagaggctatcccacgcgtaagctcgtggcagctatcccacgcataagctcgtagaggctatctcatgacaaggttaatccaacccattttacatgtctagttttacatgtttaattacatttccatcacatcacatattttcataaattctcaaaaatatgttaattctttccaatttaattatttcaacattttcataacaaaatgcacatctcatatgtgtcatacaagctcgtaaaattaatatcaacatactgataaaaatatatccaaagataaattccatacatgcataaatagaggtgctcagttgtagggattcttactgagattgtagactgactcaaacacgaatccgaatcacaacctacgcgctagggtgctgagtcccctgatcaaaatctcctggcaccgctgactcttCTCCTACAACATTAATTATATTTCACAGACTAaattattcaatatttaaatattctaaaagaaaattcacatTTACTATGGGATCCATCatcaggtccccaaacatctcaatccttccagatctagggcagtaGGGGTGGCCCGACCCCCACTCTTGTACCACCAGCCTGTGTCGTCGCCAGCCGGGGCCGCTGCcatgccggcgacgatggccaGTCTCGGTGAAAAGACCAAGAGAAAGGgatgattcctctctcttcatggttgggaatacatcttCCTCCCTCAAATCTTTTTGGTCCAAGGATAATAGCCATGGTGGCTGCCCTCTCCTTTCCTAACCCGACACACCTCGGccaccactggccgaaccatcgccggccgccacggttgcagtcgccggcgatggtggccggccaaaagagagggaaaaagaagagatctttcctcttcttctccaagaaCCGGCAGccctctttcctcccttccccCTCCCCCATCATCCACGGAagacccgcacggatcctcacagccACCGTGACGGTGGCTCGGCCCCCACCCGACGGCACCCAACCGCCGtcgtcgccgccggtggccaaccgatgaggggaagaggaggagaggatgggatcccGAGGAAGAAAACCTCGCTCCCTCATCACATACACAGCCTATAAAACCCTCTCCGACCCCCTCACAGACCCGACCAACCCCACCCGCCATGAATCCTGGCCAACCCGGTGGCCGGCGGCGGCAAATTCCGGAAGAGAGAGGCCGAAAcgggggtaccctgtttcggactcTTCCCCGACGATTCGCCGGCCAAAATCCCAATCCAACACAGCCTAACCCTAGCAAAGGAAACACAAGAGGTGAGCCATGCATACCTTGGTCCAATAGGGGTGTTCCGGCGAGAAATCGGAGGAGGAACCGTGAGCAACTCCCCCCTCAGATCCCACGCTTCTTCACCCGATTTGCGGGAGGTCTTCGCCGAAGAAAACTTCCTccgcggccggccggatctcggtctcctctccggcgctcgaTCCTCTCCGGCGATCAACCCTccaacgccgccgccgcccccctttGCACCCTCCCTTcatccacgatcgtgcctagggcacgatcgtgaaaagggggatgggcccggtcttttcgggccggcctgtcaccctttcctttttttttttttttttttttttgggtattacACTATGTTATAGGAATTTAAATTAATTCAAGAGAACCTCATCAATTCTTCATGCGTTTTACAATATTAGATACTTTGATAAGAAGTCAATGTTCCCCACCTAAGCTAATGCGTTTTACTCAACACCCGTGAGCATGACAATGAGCATGACATGCACTCTGCCAGTAGGTAGAATTATCTCAGAAAGTGAGGAGAAAGTTTTCCAACAGATAAGGATTCCAGCTGGCCGGCAAGCGTCCGCTGCGTAGCAGCCAAGCAAAGTCCTTGGATCATCTGCCAGGGAGAGAGTTTCAAAAAAAGATGCTTGGGGCTTTTCTTTATTGCCTACGTATCTTCTTCCTAAGCCGTGCACAACtattgctattttttttctctcctccaCAGGAAAAGTTATAGTGGCCTTCCACCACCCTTATCAGCTGGTCCAGCCATAGTGTGAAAATTCTGCTATCTGAATCCAGTTACGTCCAAATTCATGTGTCGATGTTTTGAAAACTAGCTTGGAATTTTCTGGTCACCATCAGACAAGAAGTCACGGGCATCAATATTCATCCACTTAATAATTTCTGAAACAGTAAGAAACCATATATAATGGAGTATCGTCTCTAGTACCAGGGCTGCTACAAATAAGATTGCCTTGCCCTGCCTCCTAGTAGTAATGGCTATCTGCATCATACTCGCATGGCTTCTTTTTGTCACACTtgcctcccttcttctttctttcagaTACAAAAGAATGGAGCAGGGAAAGGCAGATTACAGGCTCCCTCCTGGCCCAAAGAAGCTTCCCTTAATCGGGAACTTGCATCAACTTGGTAGGCTGCCTCATCACTCCTTATGGCAGCTCTCTCAAAAATATGGCCCTCTCATGTACTTAAAACTAGGTAGCGTCCCAGCAGTAGTAGTCTCATCTGCGGAGATGGCCAGGGAAGTACTGAAAACTCATGATCTCGACCTGTGCTCGAGGCCTCGCCCTGTTGCTGCCGGCAAGTTGTCTTACAACTGTTTGGATATCAGCTTCTCGCCCTATGGTGAATATTGGAGAGAGATGAGAAAGTTATGCATCCTCGAACTTTTCAGTGCCAAGAGGGTGCAATCATTTCAGTTTATAAGGGAAGAAGAGATCTCACTAATGATCGATCGTATCTCCCGTTCTTCTCCAACTCCTATAAATCTTAGCAAGCTGATGATGACGCTGGCCAATAATATGATCTGCAGAACTGCGATGGGTAGGAAGTACCAAGAAAGTGATTATGAGAAGGGTATATTTCACAGGATTCTTACTGAAGCGCAGGCGTTGTTAGGCGGTTTTTTCATTGCGGATTTCTTCCCATCAATAGGCTGGATGGACAAGATAAGTGGAGTTGCAGGTAGGCTTGAGAAGAACTTTAGTATGCTTGATGCTTTCTATGAGCAGGTCATCAGGGAGCACCTTGACCCCGAGTCCGAGAGAACGAGACCCCAGCATGAAGACATAGTTGATGTATTGCTTCGGCTGCACAAGGATGGAAATCTAACAAAAGATAACATCAAAGCAGTGCTAACGGTATCCGTTTCTTGAACCTTCATATTATTCATCAAACTTTGCATACTTGGATTTGCTTTCGCTTCTTTGTTGCGAAAAAAACTGTGTTCTATACAAGGCTTTGCTACTCATGTCCTTTCTTAAGATTCTTGTGGAGTTTCACTGAACTGGATTTTAAAGCGAATtttgttctcttctttttcttaggATATCTTCATTGCTGGAACGGATACAGCTTCTGCGACCTTAGAATGGGCCATGGCAGAGCTTGTAAGGCACCCGAGAGTGATGAAGAAAGCACAAGAAGAAATAAGAGCTTCTTTAGGAACTAAAGGAGAGGTGGAAGAAGGAGATCTTCAGCAGCTGCAGTACCTCAAGTTGGTGGTGAAAGAAACGCTGAGGCTGCACACTCCTGCCCCATTGCTGGTTCCTCGAGAATCCATGAGACACTCTCGGATTCATGGATATGATATCCCTCCGAACACATGGGTGTATGTCAATGCTTGGGGGATAGCAAAAGATCCTAGATCATGGGATGACCCTGAAGATTTCATTCCTGAGAGATTCATGGATGGTTCTGTCGACTACAAAGGCCATAATTTCGAGTTCATACCATTTGGTTCTGGTCGAAGAATCTGCCCTGCACTGAATCTGGGGGCTTTGACAGTGGAGCTAGCACTTGCGAGCTTGTTATACCATTTCGACTGGGAACTGCCTGTTGGGACGAGCAGAGAAGACATCGACATGAATGAAGCGCCAGGAATTACGGTGCACATGAGTTCTGCTCTTCACCTCGTAGCCATAAACCACATCATGAAATAGCCATAAATCATTTAAGTTATATTGCTTAGTCATCTACTCATGTAAGATTAGGCGCAAGAAGAGATTGCAGAACCAAGGGAAAAATTATGTGCATGATGTTTTATGATCTGTGAATATCATGGCTAGAGTTATAATGCTCTAACTGCAAAGAGAAAAGTCTTTGCTTGGAATTTGCATGTGCTGAACTTTCATCTATGGAATTTGAGAGGACTGATGTTGTCTGAAGTGATAAATATTACTCCAGATTGATTTGCTGATAGACATTAGCATGCTTATGTGGGGAAAGATCGATCATTGTTAATGCCTTCTTTATAATATTGATTAGAtagctttttttccttttgacaACATTAGCAAGCTTATGAGGGGAAAGATCAATCATTGTTGATGCCTTCTTTATAATATTGATtagatagcttttttttttgacgaTGATATTGATTTGATAGCTACAAACATGATTTCTAGTTTTATATATACCAAATGATGCCCACAAAGCTCTCAAACATCTTGAGCTCATAGTTTTCTTGAAAGGACACTTTGACATTAACACTTAAAAAATCTTTCTGCCATACATCATGCTACTCTCAAACATCTTCCATTGTAAGTTAGCTGGTTTCACTTGATAATTCATCCACTGCTTGTTTTCCAGATAGGAccaacctcttcttcctcatgGTCGATGCTATTCTTGTGTTATGCACTGCCTACTAGACTTACAAAAGTAAAGCTTTAGATGGTGTCTAAAACTTTATTCAAATATGTCCAGCGGGCAGTGATATAGTTGGATAATATGCCCTCCCCGAGGTGTATCATATCACCCTCTTGTCAATTTTCTACTGCATATGTTTCAGGTTTTTGTATGATAATATTGTTGATTCTTCATTGACAACCAAGTCTTAAGGGCCCTCTATGGATGATTTGGGCAAAAGATTAAGATTAATGAAAAATCTTTCCTTTGGAATCTCAAAGTAAATGTTGCCGTGACTCATTAGTATTAGTAACATTTCCTTGTCAAGCTTCCTTTCCTCCTCCATCGTTCTCGCTCGAGCTGAAACTGTTGACATCCACCAATGCATTTGTCATGAAAGTCAACATCATCCTGTCTTCTTATACATAATCTAAGAATTTGGATCTTCCTGGCTAAAGATTCAATGGAAGTTACAAGCAACTAAAAGTTAGAGTAATATGCTTTAAGGGTACAATATTCTAGCAAAGTTTTCAATTCATGGTTCTCCAACTACAGAAAGGAAAACAAGTGATGtgaaccagaaaaaaaaaacatttagaaAATAAATACATGGATTTTGTTATGCTAATGGACCCCAAAGTGATTGCCATAAgtgataattaaaataaaaaggagGCCATTCCAAATTTAAAGAGATTGTCGTAGCAGACCTACCAAAACTTTTAGTGAAATTGGCTGCTGACGGATCCCTTTGCAATTATGAAGAACATGGCCCTTTCTAAAATGGACCTGTTcagtcaaaaaaaagaaattaaaatgaaCCTGACGTTGCAATTTGTCATGTTTAATTCACAATCTAGGGATAAAACGACTTTATCTTTCTTGAGTGGAACATGGGGAATGCTTCAACTAATTTcgttttaatcatgcaagataaTAAAATCTTTGGGACCAAATGATGCTCAAATTCCTTCATAGGCTGCCATAAAATGTAAACTCAACAGAATAGGACATACATGAATATAAATAGAtctgataaagaaaaataacccaCATTTGTACAAAGTAATAGAGTGGGAAAGCAAATCAAACAAGTAACAAGAGACCCCCTTGAGGACTCAAGTTGTAAACAACATTATCCATATTAGTTAAGGTTGTTCTTTTATAGGCCAATAAAAAGCAATATGGAAGAGAACCTCTCTTTTCCTGTTCATGCCATGTCTCATCCTTACAGCAATATGGCAGAATATTCTCCTATGATACTCTTTTTCCCCTGAACCTCCAAAAATAGAGCCATATTAATGACTGAAATGGCACCTTTATGGGCCTTTAGATGATCAATGTAGATTTTTTATCACTTTGGCCTGCCTTTCGGAGTTAAAATGCCCCTAAATGGTTTAGAAGATGGTGTTAAATGTTCCATAGAAAACCAAAATGACAACTTATGAAATTCTGTGATCTTTATGAGAATCATATAATTAAGATGCCCTGCAGGGCATCAGTTTTAGAATTCAACTTAATGGCTTTAATGTTTATTTATTAATGAACTTTGTTCTTAGATATTGATATTGCTATCGAATAAACAAATTACCATAGTACATAGTAACTAAATTACCGatagttatttttacatatttatattttgcGCTAAAAAGTGACCAGCGAGCTAGCATGGCATTTCTCAAACTGGGCTGGAAACGATTTTAAATTCGATTCTTTTTcctatctttttcctttttgagcCAGAAAGTTGATTCTGATACTTCATGAGTTTATGCTCTTGTTTAGTTTGTTTGCCATGAGAGCCCTCGTCGAGCTATATATCGTGCTAAGTTTGAGCTGTTCAAGAATGACTTACTCAATTCCTTAGCCTCTTGCTTACAACATGAAGCTATAAATTGTCAATGAGCAGAGGATTTGAGCTAatattattttccttttctaaGTGAAGCTTGCATAAGCTCCAATTTGTTGCTTCACTTATGATAATTTATCCTGTCAAAAACGTGCAATAGTTTaaacctctatttcttcatCCAATTTACTCTGTCTGATGCAGCTAACAGGGTATATTTGTTCTCCAACCACATAAAACCTTCATAATATAAAAGACTTCTATGTCTATATCTCTATGTATCAAACACATCAATCCGAAAGGAAATGGACCTCCCCAAAATTTTTGGGAGTTACAGAGCTGGAATGCAAGGATGGATAGCAGTTAGACATACATGAAGGGGATTAAGGAATAGCCATGCTCAAGCTGCTGCAAAAAGGCTGCTGCTCAATGTCATCATGAAACAAAGTGTCATATGATTGCACCAGCCAACCAGAAGTGTACATGTACTTGAAtaacataaacttgtgtatGTCGATCCATACTGCGATGCTAGCTTATTATGAAAATGATTACTCTGACCCTATTCAAGCAAACGTCCTCTCACTCAaatctcaaaaaaagaaaacaaacacTTCTGGCTCAAGAACCAGCCAACCTAATTCCAGTTGGCTCACTCTTCAATCAAATGTTAGGTTCTCTCCACTTCCATTCCATCAGACATGACCAGAAAAGCAAGATATAATTGGAATCTTAAAATGGGTAGTAATATCTAAAGAACACCATCCTAAATGATGCCCTTTTAGGAAACAACCCTCCATAATCCCTCTTCCCTTCCACCCCACTTGTGACATAATTGGGAGGCTGCTCCTTTAAAGTTTTTGTAAAGAAAAGGCATGGGACTAAATGGACCTGGCTGCATGCGTGCGTGCTTGTCGGCCACCTCTCCTTTTTTATGTCCATCCAAAGGATCTTTCAGCGAGACTTTCAAAGGTGATTTTCCTCGAGCCACTTTTGGCTTGGACAGTCCTCTATTCTATACTAAAGGATGCTTCTCATGCACTAGCTCTCCACCCAAAGCTTGTGTGCTTGTTCTACttggtcctctctctctctctctccgtgtgTGTAGACATGGGGAGACAGTCGTGCTGCGATAAGATTGGATTGAAGAGAGGTCCATGGACAATGTAGGAAGATCAGAAGCTCGTCAACTTCATCATGAATGAGGGGATACATTGTTGGCGACTCGTTCCAAAGCTTGCTGGTGACTTGTTCCAAAGCTTGCTGGTAACTCTCTTTCTTTGGTTAGAAATAAGTTTTATGGAAACCAGTCTATACAAGACTTAAATAAGGGAGATTTATGAAAATACTAGTTGGTTGGTTGCTTTTGTaagaatattataaattaatattcTATTTAAGTGTCCCACACACCCTATAATACCCAATTAAAGGATTATGGGTCATTACTAGTCCAATTGTATTTATGGGTAGAAAACCTATTAAAAGAATCTTTTGGTTTTCTTGCTCATAAGAGCCTTTTGGTTTTCTTGCTGGTAGAAAACCTATTAAAAGAGTTCTTTGGTCTTCTTGATGGTGGGAGACCTATAAAAGAAATGAGAAACTCTAGGGTTCATACCTACAACATAATTTGTGCCTCTAATCATCGTGAGACACTCTTGAGGAACGTTGTTAGGGTGAT
Encoded here:
- the LOC103721262 gene encoding cytochrome P450 71A1-like, which produces MAICIILAWLLFVTLASLLLSFRYKRMEQGKADYRLPPGPKKLPLIGNLHQLGRLPHHSLWQLSQKYGPLMYLKLGSVPAVVVSSAEMAREVLKTHDLDLCSRPRPVAAGKLSYNCLDISFSPYGEYWREMRKLCILELFSAKRVQSFQFIREEEISLMIDRISRSSPTPINLSKLMMTLANNMICRTAMGRKYQESDYEKGIFHRILTEAQALLGGFFIADFFPSIGWMDKISGVAGRLEKNFSMLDAFYEQVIREHLDPESERTRPQHEDIVDVLLRLHKDGNLTKDNIKAVLTDIFIAGTDTASATLEWAMAELVRHPRVMKKAQEEIRASLGTKGEVEEGDLQQLQYLKLVVKETLRLHTPAPLLVPRESMRHSRIHGYDIPPNTWVYVNAWGIAKDPRSWDDPEDFIPERFMDGSVDYKGHNFEFIPFGSGRRICPALNLGALTVELALASLLYHFDWELPVGTSREDIDMNEAPGITVHMSSALHLVAINHIMK